A part of Terriglobus roseus genomic DNA contains:
- the rplE gene encoding 50S ribosomal protein L5 has protein sequence MARLREKYTNELKTAVQKELGITNVMAVPKIEKIVINMGLGEATQNNKIIDPLVSDLAAVTGQKPVLTKAKKSIAQFKVREGQSIGAMVTLRGEAMFEFLDRLISVALPRVRDFKGVSSKSFDGRGNYTLGLRDQLIFPEIDYSKVEKLKGMNVTIVTTAADDNSARVLLKHFGMPFRA, from the coding sequence GTGGCACGACTCCGTGAGAAATATACAAACGAGTTGAAGACGGCCGTTCAGAAGGAGCTGGGCATCACGAACGTGATGGCAGTGCCGAAGATCGAGAAGATCGTCATCAACATGGGCCTCGGTGAGGCGACGCAGAACAACAAGATCATCGACCCGCTGGTCAGCGATCTGGCAGCCGTAACGGGTCAGAAGCCGGTTCTGACCAAGGCGAAGAAGTCCATCGCTCAGTTCAAGGTGCGTGAAGGCCAGTCGATCGGCGCCATGGTCACCCTGCGCGGCGAAGCGATGTTCGAATTCCTCGACCGTCTGATCTCGGTGGCTCTGCCCCGCGTGCGCGACTTTAAGGGTGTTTCCTCGAAGAGCTTCGACGGCCGCGGCAACTACACGCTCGGTCTGCGTGATCAGCTCATCTTCCCCGAAATCGATTACTCGAAGGTGGAGAAGCTGAAGGGTATGAACGTGACCATCGTGACGACCGCTGCGGACGATAACAGCGCGCGCGTCCTCCTCAAGCACTTCGGCATGCCGTTCCGCGCATAG
- the rplX gene encoding 50S ribosomal protein L24, which translates to MAHVLKNDQVIVLAGKDKGKTGRVLRIVTDKNRVLVQGIGMIKKHVKPNPQANIKGGILEQEAPIHLSNVALVDGNGKATRVSIRVVDGKRERIAKTTGETIAYPKVK; encoded by the coding sequence ATGGCACATGTTTTGAAGAACGATCAGGTCATTGTTCTGGCAGGTAAGGACAAGGGTAAGACCGGCCGAGTACTGCGGATTGTTACGGACAAGAACCGCGTTCTGGTGCAGGGCATCGGCATGATCAAGAAGCACGTCAAGCCGAATCCTCAGGCAAACATTAAGGGCGGAATCTTGGAGCAGGAAGCTCCGATCCACCTTTCGAATGTGGCTCTGGTGGATGGTAACGGCAAGGCGACTCGTGTAAGCATCCGCGTGGTTGACGGCAAGCGTGAGCGCATTGCCAAGACGACCGGCGAAACGATTGCTTATCCGAAGGTGAAGTAA
- a CDS encoding BLUF domain-containing protein, with product MEYRLIYCSRNRIEGSEQQIAEEIEKILISSRRNNEQHNITGALLFNGLAFAQVLEGPRAAVEAIYATICEDNRNSHNVLLETGDIAKRDFARWSMAYSGPDSNGHLYEHLKLADVETDGAGVAKRVLDLLKSVVHAHV from the coding sequence ATGGAGTACCGACTTATCTATTGCAGCCGTAACCGGATCGAAGGCTCGGAGCAGCAGATTGCCGAAGAAATTGAAAAGATCCTCATAAGCTCTCGCAGGAACAATGAGCAGCACAACATCACGGGTGCCCTGCTGTTCAACGGCCTCGCGTTTGCGCAGGTGCTTGAGGGGCCACGCGCCGCCGTAGAAGCTATCTACGCCACAATCTGTGAGGACAATCGGAACAGCCACAACGTCCTGCTGGAGACCGGCGACATTGCCAAACGGGACTTTGCTCGTTGGTCTATGGCGTATTCCGGACCGGATTCCAATGGCCATCTCTACGAACACTTAAAGCTTGCCGACGTCGAGACGGATGGAGCTGGCGTTGCGAAGCGTGTGCTGGACCTGTTGAAGAGCGTTGTGCACGCGCACGTCTAG
- a CDS encoding TIGR03435 family protein — protein MNRKARRYELISLTVCLLFLPIHAQRSTTALTFESASVKPAAPDAPMEGLGFMIALGRAQTPHGLLTMTGALPPLIMFAYGVNDEVEARAMRARLPEWAQHQKYTIVARPPEGSQNMEDIRLMLRNLLEDRFALKAHRENHTGMVNLLSVAKPGVTGPNLKPHETTPGCLKPGSPVQESVPSKPSPVLCGLQINRKEGGIMHVSMIDVTLPEACTLFDGLGGVLGGRGMDRMVDATGLTGHYDMTLDFQIDEANAPQTTSDGGGPTFTGALEKQLGLRLKKGTGQIEDLIVDHIAQTTPD, from the coding sequence ATGAATCGTAAGGCCCGACGCTATGAATTAATCAGTCTCACGGTCTGCCTGCTCTTTCTCCCAATACACGCACAGAGGTCAACGACCGCACTTACCTTCGAATCCGCCTCGGTCAAGCCAGCTGCGCCCGACGCTCCAATGGAAGGCCTCGGCTTCATGATCGCCCTGGGCAGAGCACAGACGCCGCACGGCCTGCTCACGATGACTGGCGCTCTCCCGCCGCTCATCATGTTCGCCTATGGTGTCAACGACGAAGTCGAGGCCCGAGCCATGCGCGCGCGGTTGCCCGAGTGGGCGCAGCACCAGAAGTACACCATCGTTGCGCGTCCGCCGGAAGGCTCGCAGAACATGGAAGACATACGCCTGATGTTGCGCAATCTGCTGGAAGACCGTTTCGCTCTGAAGGCCCATCGGGAAAACCACACAGGGATGGTCAACCTGCTCAGCGTGGCAAAACCCGGCGTGACTGGCCCAAATCTGAAGCCTCATGAAACGACACCCGGTTGTTTAAAACCCGGCTCTCCGGTTCAAGAATCGGTACCGAGTAAACCATCCCCTGTCCTCTGCGGTTTGCAGATCAACCGCAAAGAAGGTGGCATCATGCATGTCAGCATGATCGACGTCACACTGCCGGAAGCATGCACCCTCTTCGATGGCCTGGGCGGTGTTCTCGGCGGGCGCGGCATGGATCGCATGGTGGATGCGACCGGCCTGACCGGCCATTACGACATGACACTCGACTTCCAGATCGACGAAGCGAATGCTCCGCAGACCACCAGCGATGGCGGCGGGCCCACCTTTACCGGCGCCCTGGAAAAACAACTTGGCCTGCGCCTAAAGAAAGGCACAGGCCAAATTGAAGATCTGATCGTGGACCATATCGCCCAGACCACGCCGGACTAA
- the rplN gene encoding 50S ribosomal protein L14, producing MSVQMRTILDVADNSGARRLQVILPLGGGLGKKAGLGDVVTAAVKEASPDGTVKKGKVVKAVIVRTRKEARRKDGTYIRFDQNAAVVINDAGEPVGTRVFGPVARELRDKKFLKIVSLAPEVI from the coding sequence ATGTCCGTACAAATGCGTACGATTCTGGACGTAGCCGATAACTCTGGCGCACGCCGTCTGCAGGTCATCCTGCCTCTCGGTGGTGGTCTGGGTAAGAAGGCTGGTCTGGGCGATGTGGTGACGGCAGCGGTGAAGGAAGCTTCGCCCGACGGCACCGTGAAGAAGGGCAAGGTTGTTAAAGCCGTGATCGTGCGCACCCGCAAGGAAGCGCGCCGCAAGGACGGCACCTACATCCGCTTTGACCAGAACGCAGCCGTCGTGATCAACGACGCAGGCGAGCCGGTGGGAACCCGTGTATTCGGACCCGTGGCCCGCGAACTGCGCGACAAGAAGTTTCTGAAGATCGTTTCGCTCGCTCCGGAAGTTATCTAA
- the rpsQ gene encoding 30S ribosomal protein S17, giving the protein MAETTATTTATAEKIGHRTEKIGLVTSTKMDKTIVVSVEMRKAHPKYKRIVKSNKKFYAHDEQNSARVGDQVRIRETRPTSKLKRWNLEEIVRRSSLSEATPASK; this is encoded by the coding sequence ATGGCTGAGACGACTGCTACGACTACTGCTACGGCAGAGAAGATTGGCCACCGCACCGAGAAGATCGGCCTGGTGACCTCGACAAAGATGGACAAGACGATCGTTGTGTCGGTGGAAATGCGCAAGGCGCACCCCAAGTACAAGCGCATCGTGAAGTCGAACAAGAAGTTCTACGCGCATGACGAGCAGAACTCAGCCCGCGTTGGCGATCAGGTCCGCATCCGTGAGACCCGTCCCACCAGCAAGCTGAAGCGCTGGAACCTCGAAGAGATCGTTCGCCGCTCGAGCCTGAGCGAAGCGACTCCGGCTTCGAAGTAA
- the rpmC gene encoding 50S ribosomal protein L29: protein MELNKIREFTDSELKEQQAQAGEQLFRVRFQKSLGDAAGVNKLRELKKDIARIKTVARQRELGQAVAPTESAAPAKKTRKAKKA from the coding sequence ATGGAACTGAACAAGATCCGCGAATTTACGGACAGCGAACTGAAGGAGCAGCAGGCCCAGGCGGGCGAGCAGCTCTTCCGCGTTCGCTTCCAGAAGAGCCTGGGCGATGCCGCAGGCGTGAACAAGCTGCGCGAACTGAAGAAAGACATCGCGCGCATCAAGACTGTGGCGCGCCAGCGTGAGCTTGGCCAGGCCGTGGCTCCGACGGAGTCGGCTGCGCCCGCGAAGAAGACCCGTAAGGCGAAGAAGGCATAA
- a CDS encoding type Z 30S ribosomal protein S14 encodes MSTTAKAVKDAKKPKFKCRQHNRCQLCGRPRAFLRKFGICRLCFRGLALKGEIPGVVKSSW; translated from the coding sequence ATGTCGACTACTGCAAAAGCAGTCAAGGACGCAAAGAAGCCCAAGTTTAAGTGCCGCCAGCACAACCGCTGCCAGCTCTGCGGTCGCCCCCGCGCATTCCTCCGCAAGTTCGGCATCTGCCGTCTGTGCTTCCGTGGTCTGGCGCTCAAGGGCGAGATCCCAGGCGTCGTAAAGTCCAGCTGGTAG